In one window of Hevea brasiliensis isolate MT/VB/25A 57/8 chromosome 10, ASM3005281v1, whole genome shotgun sequence DNA:
- the LOC110668193 gene encoding cathecol O-methyltransferase 1, translated as MASSTKTQQEYGTNEEEGEEESFSYAIQISMASVLPMVMQTAIDLGIFDIIAKAGPDAKLSAFDIAAQISSCQNPDAPMMLDRILRLLASHCVLGCSLSSNAQGTHQRLYHLNYVSKYFVKNEDGVSLGPFMTLIQDKVYMESWPLLKDAILEGGIPFNKVHGTHAFDYPRGDPRFNEVFNTAMFNHTKIVMKKLLQSYKGFEHLKQVVDVGGGLGVTLNMITSKYPHIKGINFDLPRVIQHAPSYPGVNHVEGDMFERVPQGDAIFMKWILHDWSDEHCLKLLKNCYEAIPDHGKVIVVDAVLPVMAENSAAARDTSLMDVFMMTQNPGGKERTQQEFMALATAAGFSSITFQSCVFNFWVMEFFK; from the exons ATGGCTTCTTCAACAAAAACCCAACAAGAATATGGTacaaatgaagaagaaggagaagaagaaagcTTTTCATATGCCATTCAAATTTCGATGGCGTCAGTACTGCCCATGGTAATGCAAACTGCAATAGACCTTGGCATTTTTGACATTATAGCCAAAGCAGGTCCTGATGCAAAACTCTCAGCTTTCGATATTGCAGCCCAAATTAGCAGCTGTCAAAACCCTGACGCACCCATGATGCTTGATAGGATCCTCAGGCTTCTAGCTAGCCACTGTGTGCTTGGTTGCTCTCTGTCCTCAAATGCTCAAGGAACCCACCAGAGACTCTACCATTTGAATTATGTTTCCAAATACTTCGTGAAAAATGAAGATGGGGTCTCCCTAGGACCTTTCATGACCTTGATTCAAGACAAGGTCTATATGGAGAGCTG GCCTTTACTCAAGGATGCAATTCTTGAAGGTGGAATTCCATTCAATAAGGTCCATGGAACACATGCCTTTGATTATCCTCGCGGTGACCCCAGGTTCAATGAGGTTTTCAACACAGCAATGTTTAATCACACAAAAATAGTTATGAAGAAACTCCTCCAGTCCTATAAGGGTTTCGAGCACCTAAAGCAGGTGGTTGATGTTGGTGGAGGACTTGGAGTCACTCTTAACATGATCACTTCCAAATACCCTCATATTAAGGGTATTAATTTTGACTTGCCTCGTGTCATACAACATGCCCCTTCTTATCCTG GTGTGAATCATGTAGAAGGAGATATGTTTGAAAGAGTTCCACAAGGAGATGCTATTTTTATGAAg TGGATACTTCATGATTGGAGCGATGAACATTGCTTGAAGCTGTTGAAGAACTGCTACGAAGCAATTCCAGATCATGGAAAGGTAATAGTAGTGGATGCAGTGCTTCCAGTAATGGCAGAGAATAGTGCAGCAGCGAGGGACACTTCACTTATGGACGTGTTTATGATGACTCAAAATCCAGGAGGGAAGGAAAGGACTCAACAAGAATTCATGGCCTTGGCTACTGCAGCTGGATTTAGTAGTATCACTTTTCAATCTTGTGTTTTTAACTTTTGGGTTATGGAATTCTTCAAGTAA
- the LOC131169294 gene encoding (R,S)-reticuline 7-O-methyltransferase-like, with translation MEQLLEAEELLRGQAEVWQLMFAFADSMALKCAVELRIADIIHSHSTPITLSQIASSIDSPSHPDIPYLTRIMRLLVRRNIFTADRPSDGGETLYGPTHVSRWLVHDSDRTLAPMLLMENHPLTTNPWHCFSQCVKEGGIAFKKANGSEIWEFASQNPEFNSMFNSGMACTARVVIRAILVGYKNGFGCVGSLVDVGGGTGDLVSEIVKSHPHIKGINFDLPHVVATAPEYKGVCHVGGDMFEAIPNADAIIMKWIMHDWGDEDCVKILKNCRKAIPEKTGKVIIVDVVLKPEGDDLFDDTGLVFDLLMIAHSSGGKERTELEWKKLLEEGGFPRYNIVKIPALTSIIEAYPQLQN, from the exons ATGGAACAACTTCTTGAAGCTGAGGAATTGCTCAGAGGCCAAGCAGAAGTATGGCAACTCATGTTTGCCTTTGCGGACTCCATGGCACTAAAATGTGCAGTGGAGCTTCGCATAGCTGATATCATACACTCTCACTCTACCCCAATTACATTGTCCCAAATAGCTTCCTCTATTGACTCACCCTCCCACCCTGACATCCCCTACCTTACACGCATCATGAGATTGCTGGTCCGCCGCAACATCTTCACTGCTGATCGTCCATCAGACGGCGGAGAGACTCTCTACGGGCCGACCCACGTTTCTAGATGGCTTGTACATGACTCCGATAGGACCCTGGCACCCATGTTATTAATGGAGAACCATCCTTTGACGACCAATCCCTGGCATTGTTTTAGccaatgtgtgaaagaaggtggCATTGCCTTTAAGAAAGCAAATGGGAGTGAGATTTGGGAGTTTGCATCACAGAATCCTGAGTTCAACTCCATGTTCAATAGTGGCATGGCATGTACTGCAAGAGTAGTGATACGTGCAATTTTAGTAGGATACAAAAATGGGTTTGGTTGTGTGGGATCACTGGTTGATGTGGGAGGTGGGACTGGGGACTTGGTGTCTGAGATTGTTAAATCACATCCACACATCAAAGGGATCAACTTTGATTTACCTCATGTTGTTGCTACAGCACCAGAGTATAAGGGTGTGTGCCATGTTGGGGGTGACATGTTTGAAGCCATTCCAAACGCTGATGCTATTATCATGAAG TGGATAATGCACGATTGGGGAGATGAAGATTGTGTGAAgatattgaaaaattgcaggaaaGCGATACCTGAGAAAACAGGGAAGGTTATCATAGTTGATGTAGTTCTGAAACCAGAGGGTGATGACCTATTTGATGACACAGGTTTGGTGTTTGATCTGCTAATGATTGCACATTCATCGGGTGGGAAGGAGAGGACTGAACTTGAATGGAAGAAATTATTGGAGGAAGGAGGCTTCCCTCGCTACAATATTGTCAAGATTCCAGCTTTAACATCAATTATTGAAGCCTATCCTCAATTACAAAATTAA